DNA sequence from the Cupriavidus sp. WKF15 genome:
ATGGCGCTGCGCTTCGGCAATTCCATCTTCGAGCCGCTGTGGCGCACGCCGTTTGTCTCGAGCGTGCAGATCACCGTGGCCGAGACCGTGGGCGTGGGCACGCGCGGCGGCTTCTACGACGAGGCTGGCGCCATGCGCGACATGGTGCAGAACCACCTGCTGCAACTGGTCAGCATCCTGGCGATGGAGCCGCCCGCGTCGCTCGATTCGGATGCCGTGCGCGACGAAAAGCTCAAGGTGCTGCGCTCGCTGCGGCCGATGTCGCCCGAGGACGTGCGCCGCAACACCGTGCGCGGCCGCTACACCGCGGGCGCGATCGCCGGCGAGCTGGTGCGCGGCTACCTGGAGGAAGACGGCATCCCGGCCGACAGCCGCACCGAGACCTTCGTTGCGATGCGCGCGGAACTCGGCACGTGGCGCTGGAACAAGGTGCCGTTCTACCTGCGCACCGGAAAACGCATGCAGGAGCGCGTGACCGAGGTGGTGGTCCATTTCGCCGAGGTGCCGCACTCCATTTTCGGCACCGGCAGCACGCTGAGGCCGAACCGCATGGTGATCCGGCTGCAGCCCGAAGAATCCGTGCAGCTGATGCTGATGGTCAAGCAGCCCGGCGAGGGCATGAAGCTCAAGCCGCTGAGCCTTGCGCTGAACCTCGATTCCGCTTTCACCACGCGTCGCGCCGAGGCCTACGAGCGCCTGCTGCTTGACGTGATCCGGGGGCGCCTGGCGCTATTCGTGCGGCGCGACGAACTGCAGGCCGCATGGACCTGGGTCGATCCGATTCTGGAAGCGTGGCGCCAGCAGGATGAAGGTCCGCGGCCCTACACGGCCGGCACCTGGGGCCCGGCGGCGTCGTCGGCGTTCATGGCGCGCGAGGGCGTGCAGTGGTCGGAGGAAGCATGAAGCGCACCGGACTGACCGGGGTTCCGAGGCGCCTCCGGGGCTAGCCTGGCGTCCGCAACGCGCGCCGGTACTGGATTGCCTCGCCGACATGCGCGCTGGTCAGGACTTCGGCGCCCTCGAGGTCGGCGATCGTGCGGGCCACCTTGAGCACCCGGAAATAGGAGCGGGCCGACCACGCCAGCCGGGCCATGGCCCCGCGCAGCAAGGCCTGGGCGGTCGGCTCCAGCGGGCAGTGCTGGTCGATCTCGCGGCCGGAGAGTTCGCTGTTGGGTTTGCCTTGCCGCGCAAGCTGACGCTGGCGCGCGGCCAGCACCCGCGCGCGCACCACTTCGCTGGGCTCGCCGGCGGGGCCGTCCAGCATCTCGCCCTGGTCCTGCGCGGGGACTTCGATCTGCAGGTCGATCCGGTCAAGCAGCGGCCCCGAGATCTTCGACTGGTAGCGCCGGATCTGGTCAGGCGTGCAGCGGCAAGCGCGCTCCGGATGGCCGAGGTAGCCGCAGGGGCACGGGTTCATGGCGGCCACGAACTGGAAGCAGGCCGGGAAGTCGGCATGGCCCGCGGCGCGGGCGATGGTGATGCGGCCGGATTCCAGCGGCTCGCGCAGCACTTCCAGCACTTTGCGATCAAACTCGGGCAGCTCGTCGAGGAACAGCACGCCGTGGTGCGCGAGCGAGATCTCGCCGGGGCGCGGGTTGCCGCCGCCGCCGACCATGGCCGGCCCCGACGCCGTGTGATGGGGCGAGCGGCACGGCCGCATGCCCCATCGCGACGGCTTGAAGCCCCCCGGCGTCAGGCTCAGCACCGCGGCCGACTCCAGCGCCTCATCGAGGGACATGGGCGGCAGCAGCCCGGGCAGGCGCTGGGCCAGCATGGACTTGCCGGTGCCGGGCGGACCGACGAGCAGGGCCGAGTGCTGGCCGGCGGCAGCCACCTCCAGGGCCCGCCGGGCCTGCGCCTGGCCGCGCACGTCGCGCAGGTCCGGGCCGGGTTCCGGCACCCGGGCGAGCATGGCCGGCACGGCGCGGGCAAGGCGCTTGTCGTGCGGCGGCGCGAAATGGCTGCAAACCTCTCGCAGCGTGGCGGCGCCATGGACGGCCAGGTCTTCGATCAGTGCCGCCTCGGCGCCATTGCCAGCCGCTACCAGGAACGCGCGCGGCGGGCTGCCGGATGCCTGGCGCGCAGCGTTTTCGCGTGCCAGGCGCATGGCCATGGCCAGCGCGCCGCGTACCGGCCGCAGGTCGCCCGACAGTGACAGCTCGGCGGCGAATTCATATTGATCGAACTCTGCCGACGGGATCTGCCCGCTTGCGGCAAGGATGCCCAGGGCGATAGCCAGGTCGAAGCGCCCAGACTCCTTTGGCAGGTCCGCCGGCGCGAGATTGACGGTGATCCGGCGGTTGGGGAACTCGAAGCCGCTGTTGAGGATGGCGGCGCGCACGCGCTCGCGGCTTTCGCGCACGCCGGTGTCGGCCAGGCCGACGATGGTGAAGACCGGCAGGCCATTGGCCAGGTGGGTTTCGACACGCACCGGCGGCGCTTCGATGCCGGTGAGCGCGCGGCTGTGCAGGACGGCAAGGCTCATGTCTCGATAACCGTTGTGACACGGTTGTGATGGAAGCGTTAACGAAAAAGGCCGCCGTGAAACGGCGGCCTTTCGGCAAAGGGGCGGGCCTGGGGCCGGGGCGTCATGCGCCCCCGGTGCTGTCCACCGCGCCGGGGCCGGGCGGAATGCCGGCGCGGCGCTCAAGCTCGGCCACGCGTTCTTCCAGTTCTTCGAGGCGCGCGCGCGTGCGTGCCAGCACCTGCGACTGCACATCGAATTCCTCGCGCGTGACCAGGTCCAGCCGGGCGAAGCCCTGGGTCATCATGCTGCGCACGTTCTTTTCGATGTCCCTTGCAGGCGAGTTGCGCAGTGCCTCGCTGACCTTGTTCTGCAGGTCGTTGAAGAGATCGGTCGGTTTCATGGTTTCTCCTTCGCGCAC
Encoded proteins:
- a CDS encoding YifB family Mg chelatase-like AAA ATPase: MSLAVLHSRALTGIEAPPVRVETHLANGLPVFTIVGLADTGVRESRERVRAAILNSGFEFPNRRITVNLAPADLPKESGRFDLAIALGILAASGQIPSAEFDQYEFAAELSLSGDLRPVRGALAMAMRLARENAARQASGSPPRAFLVAAGNGAEAALIEDLAVHGAATLREVCSHFAPPHDKRLARAVPAMLARVPEPGPDLRDVRGQAQARRALEVAAAGQHSALLVGPPGTGKSMLAQRLPGLLPPMSLDEALESAAVLSLTPGGFKPSRWGMRPCRSPHHTASGPAMVGGGGNPRPGEISLAHHGVLFLDELPEFDRKVLEVLREPLESGRITIARAAGHADFPACFQFVAAMNPCPCGYLGHPERACRCTPDQIRRYQSKISGPLLDRIDLQIEVPAQDQGEMLDGPAGEPSEVVRARVLAARQRQLARQGKPNSELSGREIDQHCPLEPTAQALLRGAMARLAWSARSYFRVLKVARTIADLEGAEVLTSAHVGEAIQYRRALRTPG
- a CDS encoding accessory factor UbiK family protein, which encodes MKPTDLFNDLQNKVSEALRNSPARDIEKNVRSMMTQGFARLDLVTREEFDVQSQVLARTRARLEELEERVAELERRAGIPPGPGAVDSTGGA
- the zwf gene encoding glucose-6-phosphate dehydrogenase, with translation MPSTRSAPFSAGADARPLDLVIFGGTGDLSARKLLPSLYMIHRDGNLPERTRILGAGRHAWQREAFMRFADERAQPFVDARYLDPAKWQNFLQRLDYVQLDAGEPGDYPALAAALRDEALRVYYMAMPPGLFAATCDNLASHGLIAADTRLVLEKPLGVDLASAIAISDVVTRYFSEPRTYRIDHYLGKETVQNLMALRFGNSIFEPLWRTPFVSSVQITVAETVGVGTRGGFYDEAGAMRDMVQNHLLQLVSILAMEPPASLDSDAVRDEKLKVLRSLRPMSPEDVRRNTVRGRYTAGAIAGELVRGYLEEDGIPADSRTETFVAMRAELGTWRWNKVPFYLRTGKRMQERVTEVVVHFAEVPHSIFGTGSTLRPNRMVIRLQPEESVQLMLMVKQPGEGMKLKPLSLALNLDSAFTTRRAEAYERLLLDVIRGRLALFVRRDELQAAWTWVDPILEAWRQQDEGPRPYTAGTWGPAASSAFMAREGVQWSEEA